In Porites lutea chromosome 7, jaPorLute2.1, whole genome shotgun sequence, a single window of DNA contains:
- the LOC140944020 gene encoding multiple coagulation factor deficiency protein 2 homolog, whose protein sequence is MALLFRLKLCISVALLSCLSAHGEQHGSALHDSKVTKDKDHIKEHLKEEIGDVKEEISDEDMQFHYFRLHDHDGNKKLDGLEIFKALSHYHNETGINDTASTAEENMAETVDQILSYDDTNNDGYIDYPEYIKSQEEIRDGKRNES, encoded by the exons ATGGCTTTGCTGTTTCGTTTAAAATTATGTATCTCCGTCGCACTTTTATCGTGTTTATCAGCTCATGGAGAACAACATGGATCTGCCCTACACGATTCAAAGGTTACGAAAGATAAAGA TCACATCAAAGAACATCTGAAAGAGGAAATCGGTGAcgtaaaagaagaaataagtgATGAAGACATGCAGTTCCACTATTTTAGACTACATGATCATGATGGCAACAAAAAACTGGATGGCCTTGAAATTTTTAAAGCACTGAGCCACTACCATAATGAAACAGGAATCAATGATACCGCGTCAACTGCAGAGGAAAACATGGCAGAAACAGTGGATCAGATTCTTAGCTATGATGACACAAATAATGATGGCTACATTGACTATCCTGAATATATCAAGTCACAAGAGGAAATCCGTGATGGAAAGAGAAATGAATCTTAA
- the LOC140944552 gene encoding probable palmitoyltransferase ZDHHC24 has translation MGKFSQSTVFTTHSMAVGYFIVMWVIALWLEIFEVLPFLFQNSTQLLAVNLVLFIYAMISVIGNYYYLVTTDTSSETNGALNEERDGVFYCQSCARNSPPRAHHCSLCDRCILGRDHHCYFAGTCIGHANARFFVVYDFFVFITSAYVVVINLIYLHQIIGPFIPLSFEAICKIVPLLTVFKLWSGSVTLFHFLVIVVTWLGIMHVLGCSACFFFQMSLIFAGQTTYEWQHNIFIYDQGWRKNFLGICGSMWYLWWLFPVFQMQKLASKEEDNFTQYNSKISKYI, from the coding sequence ATGGGGAAATTTTCGCAATCAACCGTCTTTACAACTCATTCCATGGCAGTtggttattttattgtcatgtGGGTTATCGCTCTCTGGCTGGAAATTTTTGAAGTACTTCCGTTCTTGTTTCAAAACTCAACCCAGCTGCTCGCTGTAAATTTGGTTCTTTTTATCTATGCCATGATCAGCGTCATTGGAAACTATTACTACCTAGTAACTACTGACACGTCTTCTGAGACAAATGGTGCGTTAAATGAGGAGAGAGATGGAGTTTTTTACTGCCAGTCGTGTGCACGAAATTCGCCTCCAAGAGCACACCATTGTTCGCTGTGTGACAGGTGTATTCTAGGGCGTGACCATCACTGCTACTTCGCTGGCACATGTATTGGTCACGCAAACGCGCGATTCTTTGTTGTTTACGATTTCTTTGTGTTCATCACGTCCGCTTATGTTGTCGTTATAAACCTTATTTATCTGCACCAAATAATTGGCCCTTTTATTCCGTTAAGTTTTGAAGCAATCTGTAAGATAGTTCCACTGTTGACAGTGTTTAAACTCTGGAGCGGAAGTGTCACGCTATTTCACTTTCTGGTTATTGTTGTGACATGGCTTGGAATTATGCATGTTTTGGGATGTTCTGCGTGTTTCTTCTTTCAAATGTCATTGATTTTTGCTGGACAGACAACTTATGAATGGCAACACAACATATTTATTTATGATCAAGGATGGAGGAAAAACTTTCTGGGCATTTGTGGAAGCATGTGGTATCTTTGGTGGTTATTTCCAGTATTCCAGATGCAAAAACTTGCATCAAAAGAGGAAGACAACTTCACCCAGTATAACTCAAAAATATCTAAATACATCTAA
- the LOC140944083 gene encoding complex I intermediate-associated protein 30, mitochondrial-like, giving the protein MASPGGILTRIRSFMQQPTMKKAVKTIFPDPMDKFKWQDVLWDFRSKEALEEWTLVTDEQFGGKSTAEFVQSPGGRAIFKGHISTELPPASDVKYTGMCSIRAQPKWDWMGDVLTNDIADFDGIQMKLRGDGRTYAFNVQTQSIREDDVHQTFIHTRGGPLWEIVRIPFTKFVLTNAGYLQDHQMDFPRIRTVGFTLADYNTGPFHLEIDYIKLVMFMYQPKHFKYHHKPKDF; this is encoded by the exons atggcgtctcccgGTGGAATCTTGACCCGTATCAGAAGTTTTATGCAACAGCCTACGATGAAGAAAGCCGTGAAGACGATTTTTCCGGATCCAATGGATAAATTTAAGTGGCAAGATGTTCTGTGGGACTTCAGAAGCAAGGAAGCTCTTGAAGAATGGACGCTGGTTACAGATGAACAATTTGGGGGCAAATCTACAGCTGAATTTGTGCAGAGTCCAGGCGGACGAGCTATTTTTAAAGGACACATTTCTACCGAACTACCGCCTGCTTCAGATGTTAAGTACACCGGAATGTGCTCTATCAGAGCACAGCCAAAATGG GATTGGATGGGAGATGTGTTAACAAATGACATAGCGGATTTTGATGGTATTCAAATGAAGCTAAGAGGAGATGGCAGAACCTATGCATTTAATGTTCAAACACAGAGCATCAGGGAGGATGACGTACACCAGACCTTTATCCACACAAGAGGAGGACCACTGTGGGAGATAGTGCGG ATTCCTTTCACGAAATTTGTTCTCACAAATGCTGGATACTTACAAGATCATCAGATGGATTTTCCCAGAATACGAACTGTTGGATTCACTCTTGCAGATTACAACACTGGACCATTTCATCTGGAAATTGACTATATTAAGCTAGTTATGTTCATGTACCAGCCAAAGCACTTCAAGTATCACCACAAACCAAAGGACTTTTGA
- the LOC140944082 gene encoding cardiolipin synthase (CMP-forming)-like isoform X1: protein MAGACSICQALRLNSALTKCLRFRYFPPKLKYAVPAAFLSSVGFLGSQRSTESSVSASLLSETKHSPMCCLGSRSFRTTAVQRERASQESDDVKTGSKKIKAKLEQMKEMHVMNCLQREDIFTIPNLLSTLRILATPVLGYLVITEDFVSSLALFGVAGITDMLDGFIARNFKNQKSVLGTILDPLADKILMSVLTVSLTLVSLLPVPLTALILSRDALLIGYAFYLRFKSLPSPKSISRYFDINFPTVELRPNLLGKTNTVLQLALVGCSLSAPVFGFVDHLYLHYLWYTVACSTVMSSISYVVNIKESVKYLK from the exons ATGGCGGGTGCCTGCTCGATATGCCAGGCACTCCGCCTAAATTCAGCCTTAACAAAATGCTTAAGGTTTAGATATTTTCCACCAAAACTCAAGTATGCTGTACCTGCAGCTTTCTTATCCAGTGTTGGTTTTCTTGGGTCTCAGCGTTCCACAGAGAGTAGCGTTTCTGCGAGTCTTCTTTCGGAGACCAAACACTCGCCCATGTGTTGTTTAGGTTCAAGATCTTTTAGAACCACAGCGGTTCAGCGAGAACGTGCGAGTCAAGAGTCGGATGATGTGAAAACAGGTTCGAAGAAAATCAAGGCAAAGCTTGAGCAAAtgaaagaaatg CACGTAATGAATTGCTTACAGAGAGAAGATATATTTACGATACCAAACCTGCTGTCAACTCTCAGGATACTGGCAACACCAGTCCTTGGTTATCTGGTAATAACAGAGGATTTTGTTAGCTCTCTAGCTTTGTTTGGTGTCGCAGGAATCACAGATATG ctTGATGGTTTCatagcaagaaattttaaaaatcagaaGTCCGTTTTGGGAACCATTTTAGATCCACTGGCTGACAAGATCCTCATGTCTGTGCTGACAGTTTCTCTGACTTTGGTGTCTCTTTTACCAG ttcctcTAACTGCATTGATCCTCAGTCGAGATGCTCTTCTTATTGGTTATGCATTTTATCTCAGATTTAAATCTCTTCCCTCACCT aaatcgatCTCCAGGTATTTTGATATCAACTTTCCCACCGTGGAGTTACGACCAAACCTACTTGGCAAG ACGAATACTGTTCTACAGTTGGCCCTTGTTGGTTGCTCATTATCCGCTCCTGTGTTTGGCTTTGTTGACCATCTGTATTTACACTATCTATG GTACACAGTCGCTTGTTCAACTGTCATGTCCAGTATTAGCTATGTCGTTAACATCAAAGAAtctgtaaaatatttgaaataa
- the LOC140944082 gene encoding cardiolipin synthase (CMP-forming)-like isoform X2 produces MAGACSICQALRLNSALTKCLRFRYFPPKLKYAVPAAFLSSVGFLGSQRSTESSVSASLLSETKHSPMCCLGSRSFRTTAVQRERASQESDDVKTGSKKIKAKLEQMKEMREDIFTIPNLLSTLRILATPVLGYLVITEDFVSSLALFGVAGITDMLDGFIARNFKNQKSVLGTILDPLADKILMSVLTVSLTLVSLLPVPLTALILSRDALLIGYAFYLRFKSLPSPKSISRYFDINFPTVELRPNLLGKTNTVLQLALVGCSLSAPVFGFVDHLYLHYLWYTVACSTVMSSISYVVNIKESVKYLK; encoded by the exons ATGGCGGGTGCCTGCTCGATATGCCAGGCACTCCGCCTAAATTCAGCCTTAACAAAATGCTTAAGGTTTAGATATTTTCCACCAAAACTCAAGTATGCTGTACCTGCAGCTTTCTTATCCAGTGTTGGTTTTCTTGGGTCTCAGCGTTCCACAGAGAGTAGCGTTTCTGCGAGTCTTCTTTCGGAGACCAAACACTCGCCCATGTGTTGTTTAGGTTCAAGATCTTTTAGAACCACAGCGGTTCAGCGAGAACGTGCGAGTCAAGAGTCGGATGATGTGAAAACAGGTTCGAAGAAAATCAAGGCAAAGCTTGAGCAAAtgaaagaaatg AGAGAAGATATATTTACGATACCAAACCTGCTGTCAACTCTCAGGATACTGGCAACACCAGTCCTTGGTTATCTGGTAATAACAGAGGATTTTGTTAGCTCTCTAGCTTTGTTTGGTGTCGCAGGAATCACAGATATG ctTGATGGTTTCatagcaagaaattttaaaaatcagaaGTCCGTTTTGGGAACCATTTTAGATCCACTGGCTGACAAGATCCTCATGTCTGTGCTGACAGTTTCTCTGACTTTGGTGTCTCTTTTACCAG ttcctcTAACTGCATTGATCCTCAGTCGAGATGCTCTTCTTATTGGTTATGCATTTTATCTCAGATTTAAATCTCTTCCCTCACCT aaatcgatCTCCAGGTATTTTGATATCAACTTTCCCACCGTGGAGTTACGACCAAACCTACTTGGCAAG ACGAATACTGTTCTACAGTTGGCCCTTGTTGGTTGCTCATTATCCGCTCCTGTGTTTGGCTTTGTTGACCATCTGTATTTACACTATCTATG GTACACAGTCGCTTGTTCAACTGTCATGTCCAGTATTAGCTATGTCGTTAACATCAAAGAAtctgtaaaatatttgaaataa